The Glycine soja cultivar W05 chromosome 3, ASM419377v2, whole genome shotgun sequence genome window below encodes:
- the LOC114407011 gene encoding type I inositol polyphosphate 5-phosphatase 8-like isoform X2, producing the protein MRTESKKTSTSSWPKLAKWLNITSSAEKFRSDYDAATTATAKERRKSCSDQDRYVDVPDDLSEGWMMDSTSGMKKKSAPGTGGLELRMFVGTWNVGGKSPNEGLNLRNWLTCPSPADIYVIGFQEIVPLNAGNVLGPEDSGPAAKWLALIREALNTNKCDHEMSHYYTSKKCRQNFSEFLSLDEELDNNGENYRKSSRRYCLAASKQMVGIFLSVWVRADLCNHVTNLKVSSVGRGIMGYLGNKGSTSISMTLYNTTFCFVCTHLASGEKFGDELRRNLDVSEILKKTKFCHSFKSLVHPLSPESILEHDNIIWLGDLNYRLAAGYDDTHELLKKNNWQALLEKDQLRIEQKAGRVFNGWNEGNIYFAPTYKYLTNSDHYVAQSSQSKEKRRTPAWCDRILWKGEGLNQMWYVRGESRFSDHRPVYSLFSVQVDMKSKNIVPSTATMPICCPLKPLTNSSLSSTCCATKVQAEEQLLLLTRAQSCLDTVPRF; encoded by the exons ATGAGAACAGAATCAAAGAAGACATCTACG TCTTCGTGGCCAAAATTAGCCAAGTGGCTCAATATAACGAGTAGTGCTGAGAAGTTTCGCTCAGACTATGATGCAGCAACAACAG CAACTGCGAAGGAAAGGAGAAAGAGTTGTTCCGACCAAGATCGTTACGTCGACGTACCGGATGATTTATCAG AGGGGTGGATGATGGATTCTACAAgcggaatgaagaaaaaatcaGCTCCTGGCACTGGGGGTCTGGAACTTAG GATGTTCGTGGGGACGTGGAATGTCGGAGGGAAGTCACCGAACGAAGgcttgaatttgaggaattGGCTTACGTGTCCTTCCCCAGCTGACATCTATGTTATAGG GTTCCAAGAAATTGTACCGCTAAATGCGGGGAACGTGCTTGGGCCGGAGGACAGTGGCCCAGCAGCGAAGTGGCTGGCCCTTATTCGTGAAGCCTTGAACACCAACAAGTGCGACCATGAAATGTCACACTATTACACCAGCAAGAAGTGTAGGCAGAATTTTTCGGAATTCCTCTCTTTAGATGAGGAGTTGGATAATAATGGAGAAAATTATCGTAAGAGTTCACGACGCTATTGCTTAGCAGCAAGCAAGCAAATGGTTGGTATATTCTTGTCCGTGTGGGTACGAGCGGATCTTTGCAACCATGTTACCAATTTAAAAGTCTCAAGTGTTGGCAGAGGCATCATGGGCTATCTTGGAAATAAG GGTTCAACATCAATTAGcatgacattgtacaacaccacCTTCTGTTTCGTTTGCACCCACTTGGCCTCTGGGGAGAAATTTGGTGATGAGTTGCGAAGGAACTTGGACGTCTCGGAAATCTTGAAGAAAACTAAGTTTTGTCACTCGTTTAAATCTCTTGTTCATCCACTCTCTCCTGAAAGCATACTAGAACACGA TAATATTATTTGGCTTGGCGATTTGAATTATCGGCTAGCTGCTGGCTACGATGACACACATGAACTACTAAAGAAGAATAATTGGCAGGCATTACTAGAAAAGGATCAG CTAAGGATAGAGCAGAAAGCTGGTAGAGTATTCAATGGTTGGAATGAAGGGAACATATACTTTGCTCCTACTTATAAATACTTGACCAATTCTGACCACTATGTTGCCCAATCCTCCCAATCCAAGGAAAAACGACGAACTCCTGCTTG GTGTGATCGAATATTGTGGAAAGGGGAAGGCCTGAATCAGATGTGGTATGTACGAGGAGAGTCCAGATTCTCAGATCACAGGCCAGTGTATTCACTATTCTCTGTTCAAGTTGACATGAAAAGCAAGAATATAGTTCCCTCTACTGCCACAATGCCTATTTGTTGTCCCTTAAAACCGTTGACAAATTCTTCGTTGTCATCGACTTGTTGCGCTACGAAAGTCCAGGCAGAAGAGCAACTCTTGCTGCTAACTAGGGCACAAAGTTGCTTAGACACCGTACCTAGGTTTTGA
- the LOC114407011 gene encoding type I inositol polyphosphate 5-phosphatase 8-like isoform X1, with the protein MRTESKKTSTSSWPKLAKWLNITSSAEKFRSDYDAATTAATAKERRKSCSDQDRYVDVPDDLSEGWMMDSTSGMKKKSAPGTGGLELRMFVGTWNVGGKSPNEGLNLRNWLTCPSPADIYVIGFQEIVPLNAGNVLGPEDSGPAAKWLALIREALNTNKCDHEMSHYYTSKKCRQNFSEFLSLDEELDNNGENYRKSSRRYCLAASKQMVGIFLSVWVRADLCNHVTNLKVSSVGRGIMGYLGNKGSTSISMTLYNTTFCFVCTHLASGEKFGDELRRNLDVSEILKKTKFCHSFKSLVHPLSPESILEHDNIIWLGDLNYRLAAGYDDTHELLKKNNWQALLEKDQLRIEQKAGRVFNGWNEGNIYFAPTYKYLTNSDHYVAQSSQSKEKRRTPAWCDRILWKGEGLNQMWYVRGESRFSDHRPVYSLFSVQVDMKSKNIVPSTATMPICCPLKPLTNSSLSSTCCATKVQAEEQLLLLTRAQSCLDTVPRF; encoded by the exons ATGAGAACAGAATCAAAGAAGACATCTACG TCTTCGTGGCCAAAATTAGCCAAGTGGCTCAATATAACGAGTAGTGCTGAGAAGTTTCGCTCAGACTATGATGCAGCAACAACAG CAGCAACTGCGAAGGAAAGGAGAAAGAGTTGTTCCGACCAAGATCGTTACGTCGACGTACCGGATGATTTATCAG AGGGGTGGATGATGGATTCTACAAgcggaatgaagaaaaaatcaGCTCCTGGCACTGGGGGTCTGGAACTTAG GATGTTCGTGGGGACGTGGAATGTCGGAGGGAAGTCACCGAACGAAGgcttgaatttgaggaattGGCTTACGTGTCCTTCCCCAGCTGACATCTATGTTATAGG GTTCCAAGAAATTGTACCGCTAAATGCGGGGAACGTGCTTGGGCCGGAGGACAGTGGCCCAGCAGCGAAGTGGCTGGCCCTTATTCGTGAAGCCTTGAACACCAACAAGTGCGACCATGAAATGTCACACTATTACACCAGCAAGAAGTGTAGGCAGAATTTTTCGGAATTCCTCTCTTTAGATGAGGAGTTGGATAATAATGGAGAAAATTATCGTAAGAGTTCACGACGCTATTGCTTAGCAGCAAGCAAGCAAATGGTTGGTATATTCTTGTCCGTGTGGGTACGAGCGGATCTTTGCAACCATGTTACCAATTTAAAAGTCTCAAGTGTTGGCAGAGGCATCATGGGCTATCTTGGAAATAAG GGTTCAACATCAATTAGcatgacattgtacaacaccacCTTCTGTTTCGTTTGCACCCACTTGGCCTCTGGGGAGAAATTTGGTGATGAGTTGCGAAGGAACTTGGACGTCTCGGAAATCTTGAAGAAAACTAAGTTTTGTCACTCGTTTAAATCTCTTGTTCATCCACTCTCTCCTGAAAGCATACTAGAACACGA TAATATTATTTGGCTTGGCGATTTGAATTATCGGCTAGCTGCTGGCTACGATGACACACATGAACTACTAAAGAAGAATAATTGGCAGGCATTACTAGAAAAGGATCAG CTAAGGATAGAGCAGAAAGCTGGTAGAGTATTCAATGGTTGGAATGAAGGGAACATATACTTTGCTCCTACTTATAAATACTTGACCAATTCTGACCACTATGTTGCCCAATCCTCCCAATCCAAGGAAAAACGACGAACTCCTGCTTG GTGTGATCGAATATTGTGGAAAGGGGAAGGCCTGAATCAGATGTGGTATGTACGAGGAGAGTCCAGATTCTCAGATCACAGGCCAGTGTATTCACTATTCTCTGTTCAAGTTGACATGAAAAGCAAGAATATAGTTCCCTCTACTGCCACAATGCCTATTTGTTGTCCCTTAAAACCGTTGACAAATTCTTCGTTGTCATCGACTTGTTGCGCTACGAAAGTCCAGGCAGAAGAGCAACTCTTGCTGCTAACTAGGGCACAAAGTTGCTTAGACACCGTACCTAGGTTTTGA